A genome region from Gallus gallus isolate bGalGal1 chromosome 9, bGalGal1.mat.broiler.GRCg7b, whole genome shotgun sequence includes the following:
- the RNF7 gene encoding RING-box protein 2 isoform X3, translating into MADVEDGDELGAPHSHPGSSASKAGGPDKMFSLKKWNAVAMWSWDVECDTCAICRVQVMGKRLPAGPGPPWPPSPPLGGGCPPGQPALPRGCPPSGDAASGPVWPCPSFTLPRPPGSEGRSRFLRRPSLRRPREGSGRDACLRCQAENKQEDCVVVWGECNHSFHNCCMSLWVKQNNRCPLCQQDWVVQRIGK; encoded by the exons ATGGCCGATGTGGAGGACGGGGACGAGCTGGGCGCCCCCCACTCGCACCCGGGCTCCTCGGCCTCTAAGGCGGGCGGCCCCGACAAGATGTTCTCGCTGAAGAAGTGGAACGCGGTGGCCATGTGGAGCTGGGATGTGGAGTGCGACACCTGCGCCATTTGCCGGGTGCAGGTCATGGGTAAGCGCCTGCCGGCAGGGCCCGGCCCGCCATGGCCGCCGTCTCCGCCGCTGGGCGGAGGGTGCCCGCCCGGACAAccggcgctgccccgcggcTGCCCTCCGTCGGGCGACGCGGCTTCCGGCCCGGTGTGGCCGTGCCCCTCCTTCACCCTTCCGCGCCCGCCCGGCAGCGAGGGCCGTTCCCGCTTCCTGAGGCGCCCTTCGCTCAGAAGGCCCCGGGAGGGCTCGGGCCGCG atGCCTGCCTTAGATGtcaagctgaaaacaaacaagaggaTTGTGTTG tggTTTGGGGAGAATGCAATCATTCCTTCCACAATTGCTGCATGTCGTTGTGGGTGAAACAGAATAATCGTTGTCCCCTCTGCCAGCAGGACTGGGTAGTCCAGAGAATAGGCAAATAA
- the RNF7 gene encoding RING-box protein 2 isoform X1: protein MADVEDGDELGAPHSHPGSSASKAGGPDKMFSLKKWNAVAMWSWDVECDTCAICRVQVMVVWGECNHSFHNCCMSLWVKQNNRCPLCQQDWVVQRIGK from the exons ATGGCCGATGTGGAGGACGGGGACGAGCTGGGCGCCCCCCACTCGCACCCGGGCTCCTCGGCCTCTAAGGCGGGCGGCCCCGACAAGATGTTCTCGCTGAAGAAGTGGAACGCGGTGGCCATGTGGAGCTGGGATGTGGAGTGCGACACCTGCGCCATTTGCCGGGTGCAGGTCATGG tggTTTGGGGAGAATGCAATCATTCCTTCCACAATTGCTGCATGTCGTTGTGGGTGAAACAGAATAATCGTTGTCCCCTCTGCCAGCAGGACTGGGTAGTCCAGAGAATAGGCAAATAA
- the RNF7 gene encoding RING-box protein 2, translated as MADVEDGDELGAPHSHPGSSASKAGGPDKMFSLKKWNAVAMWSWDVECDTCAICRVQVMDACLRCQAENKQEDCVVVWGECNHSFHNCCMSLWVKQNNRCPLCQQDWVVQRIGK; from the exons ATGGCCGATGTGGAGGACGGGGACGAGCTGGGCGCCCCCCACTCGCACCCGGGCTCCTCGGCCTCTAAGGCGGGCGGCCCCGACAAGATGTTCTCGCTGAAGAAGTGGAACGCGGTGGCCATGTGGAGCTGGGATGTGGAGTGCGACACCTGCGCCATTTGCCGGGTGCAGGTCATGG atGCCTGCCTTAGATGtcaagctgaaaacaaacaagaggaTTGTGTTG tggTTTGGGGAGAATGCAATCATTCCTTCCACAATTGCTGCATGTCGTTGTGGGTGAAACAGAATAATCGTTGTCCCCTCTGCCAGCAGGACTGGGTAGTCCAGAGAATAGGCAAATAA
- the RNF7 gene encoding RING-box protein 2 isoform X2, which translates to MADVEDGDELGAPHSHPGSSASKAGGPDKMFSLKKWNAVAMWSWDVECDTCAICRVQVMGKRLPAGPGPPWPPSPPLGGGCPPGQPALPRGCPPSGDAASGPVWPCPSFTLPRPPGSEGRSRFLRRPSLRRPREGSGRGARSPHRGLSRPMPALDVKLKTNKRIVLWFGENAIIPSTIAACRCG; encoded by the exons ATGGCCGATGTGGAGGACGGGGACGAGCTGGGCGCCCCCCACTCGCACCCGGGCTCCTCGGCCTCTAAGGCGGGCGGCCCCGACAAGATGTTCTCGCTGAAGAAGTGGAACGCGGTGGCCATGTGGAGCTGGGATGTGGAGTGCGACACCTGCGCCATTTGCCGGGTGCAGGTCATGGGTAAGCGCCTGCCGGCAGGGCCCGGCCCGCCATGGCCGCCGTCTCCGCCGCTGGGCGGAGGGTGCCCGCCCGGACAAccggcgctgccccgcggcTGCCCTCCGTCGGGCGACGCGGCTTCCGGCCCGGTGTGGCCGTGCCCCTCCTTCACCCTTCCGCGCCCGCCCGGCAGCGAGGGCCGTTCCCGCTTCCTGAGGCGCCCTTCGCTCAGAAGGCCCCGGGAGGGCTCGGGCCGCGGTGCGCGCTCACCTCACCGAGGCCTCTCCCGCCCG atGCCTGCCTTAGATGtcaagctgaaaacaaacaagaggaTTGTGTTG tggTTTGGGGAGAATGCAATCATTCCTTCCACAATTGCTGCATGTCGTTGTGGGTGA
- the GRK7 gene encoding rhodopsin kinase GRK7 → MCDMGGLDNLIANTAYLQARKSGEGDTKEMQKRRKSLSLPKIDQCGEVRQSIAADYESICEQQPIGKRFFRDFLETVPENLVARDFLDEVSNWELAEDNIKSSTMENIITNFLKTGSKNYLSFMSSDLVSKCQAATEKDYENVVQLARDEAKVFLQGKPFQDFQTSPFYDKFLQWKVFEKQPVTDKYFYEFRVLGKGGFGEVCAIQVKNTGKMYACKKLDKKRLKKKCGEKMALLEKEILEKVNSPFIVTLAYAYESKTHLCLVMSLMNGGDLKYHIYNVGQRGLELNRVIYYSAQITCGILHLHSIKIIYRDMKPENVLLDDNGNCRLSDLGLAVQVKEGKSITQRAGTNGYMAPEILKEESYSYPVDWFAMGCSIYEMIAGRTPFKNFKEKVDKDEVKRRTLEDEVKFEHANFTEETKDICRLFLAKKPENRLGSRSEDDDPRKHSFFKTINFHRLEANLIDPPFVPDPSVVYAKDVADIADFSEIRGIEFDDKDKKFFKKFATGAVSIPWQEEIIETGLFEELNDPNRVDSGGYANGGEAKSGVCLLL, encoded by the exons ATGTGTGACATGGGGGGGCTCGACAACCTGATTGCCAACACAGCCTATCTGCAGGCCAGGAAAAGTGGAGAAGGAGACACCAAGGAGATGCAGAAGAGACGTAAGAGCCTCTCACTGCCCAAGATTGATCAGTGTGGAGAGGTTAGGCAGTCCATTGCTGCTGACTACGAGAGCATCTGTGAACAGCAGCCCATTGGCAAGAGATTCTTCAGAGACTTCTTAGAGACAGTTCCAGAAAATTTGGTAGCTAGGGATTTCTTGGATGAGGTGTCAAACTGGGAGTTGGCAGAGGACAACATCAAGAGCAGTACCATGGAGAATATTATCACCAACTTTCTTAAGACAGGCTCCAAAAATTATTTGTCTTTCATGAGCTCTGACTTGGTCAGCAAATGCCAGGCAGCCACTGAGAAAGACTATGAGAACGTTGTACAGCTGGCTAGAGATGAAGCCAAAGTCTTCCTTCAAGGCAAGCCCTTCCAAGACTTCCAGACTAGCCCCTTCTATGACAAATTCCTCCAATGGAAAGTTTTTGAGAAGCAGCCAGTAACTGATAAATACTTCTATGAGTTCCGAGTGCTGGGCAAAGGTGGCTTCGGAGAG GTTTGTGCCATTCAGGTGAAAAATACTGGCAAGATGTATGCCTGCAAAAAACTAGATAAGAAAAggttgaaaaagaaatgtggagaGAAGATGGCACTACTGGAGAAAGAAATCCTGGAGAAGGTCAACAGCCCTTTCATAGTGACATTAGCTTATGCCTATGAGAGCAAAACTCATCTGTGTCTTGTCATGAGCCTCATGAATGGAGGTGATCTGAAATATCACATCTACAATGTAGGACAAAGGGGTTTAGAATTGAACAGGGTCATTTATTACTCAGCTCAGATCACCTGTGGGATTCTGCATCTTCATTCCATCAAGATCATTTACCGGGACATGAAACCGGAAAACGTCCTCCTGGATGATAACGGAAACTGCAGACTGTCTGATCTTGGATTGGCAGTGCAAGTCAAAGAGGGAAAATCCATCACTCAGAGG GCTGGGACAAATGGTTATATGGCTCCAGAAATCCTGAAGGAAGAAAGTTACAGCTATCCTGTGGACTGGTTTGCTATGGGATGTAGTATTTATGAGATGATTGCTGGGCGAACACCATTcaagaatttcaaagaaaaggtTGATAAGGATGAGGTTAAACGAAGAACTCTGGAAGATGAGGTGAAATTTGAACATGCCAACTtcacagaggaaacaaaagataTTTGCCGACTGTTTTTGGCTAAGAAACCAGAGAATCGTTTAGGAAGCAG AAGTGAAGATGACGACCCAAGAAAACATAGCTTCTTCAAAACAATCAATTTCCACAGGCTAGAGGCAAACCTTATTGACCCTCCATTTGTGCCAGATCCATCAGTTGTCTATGCCAAAGATGTTGCAGACATTGCTGATTTCTCTGAAATACGAGGAATTGAGTTTGATGACAAAGACAAGAAGTTCTTCAAAAAATTTGCGACGGGTGCTGTCTCTATACCCTGGCAGGAAGAAATCATAGAAACTGGACTGTTTGAAGAACTGAATGATCCTAACAGGGTAGATTCTGGCGGATATGCAAATGGAGGTGAAGCTAAGTCAGgagtttgtttgttgttgtaa